Proteins from one Setaria italica strain Yugu1 chromosome V, Setaria_italica_v2.0, whole genome shotgun sequence genomic window:
- the LOC101761109 gene encoding disease resistance protein RPM1: MADLTVGAVNDLLGLLSTAVKEEARLLGGLRGNMQFIKDEMDSMNGFLRHLTQTESEHDDQIRAWMKQVREIAYMAENCVERYVRDIARHDGEGLLDTAYLLLLHPKKYIMRRNLAKKILELKVRVNDIGERRKRYDVKVPDGPGLKKAAEDGAAAAAKEEKRDAFRRLLEQAIPDSSRPAVPSSISEEVIRQLPPHVRSQDAPALVQATWKKCCPPAPAPPPDGETLRCIRMLLCALYAYRYKTNNLELDRLKKIVLGEKGGTAEEIKLKIEVLDEEEEEGGTAEESKLKKKVLGEEEEEGGTAEESKLKKKVLGEEEEEEGGTAEEIKNQVMIFCYSLLSIPQKSCLLYLTAFLEEKAISRTSLVRRWVAEGLVGKEEGRTDEEVGESYFNDLLFRGFIHPARTGDAGTVKSCQPLAGSIRTFITKIAKNENFVIDLPIHLDRQLTIRKKVVLSQQLPPQQAASGCCWSWRDVVGAMDDYCGCCCCWRDDNPMDDLVGFLNSLPELYRLNVLDLGGCRGLKPRHIEAICTVVCLKYLSLRKTDVFWLPPTHLKKLKLLETLDIRETPRLRPRDVGRMYLHSLKHLLAGRYVDKVTGEELPTARRTSAEVSLVTVRIPSRIDEMTSMETLSHVQVSEDGAELGRVGKLRKLRKLGVVIRRVNRRGAQQLRGVIYALAGCLRSLSIWVTQDQGGVLDISVLQEATSSLVLENLDINGRIGTSLPSWVERAGKLANISLRDTEMSGGETLTRLANVLSLRCLKLSRRSFLEQALIFRDDVHFKALKFLVVDGDTITSVTFAAAGAAPELEKIVWSISKPHSGDLISGIDRLPNLKEIEIRGNFNVNNLLQAIGSLTDPPVTSYRCRYVYLSDLSDITVVKKAKSDTTLSVPVGVINQQQQ, encoded by the coding sequence ATGGCCGACCTGACCGTTGGCGCCGTCAATGATTTGCTGGGCCTCCTGTCGACCGCGGtgaaggaggaggcgcggctccTCGGCGGCTTGCGCGGCAACATGCAGTTCATCAAGGATGAGATGGACAGCATGAACGGGTTCCTGCGGCACCTCACCCAGACGGAGAGCGAGCACGACGACCAGATCCGCGCCTGGATGAAGCAGGTGCGCGAGATCGCCTACATGGCCGAAAACTGCGTCGAGCGCTACGTGCGCGACATCGCCCGGCACGACGGCGAGGGGCTCCTGGACACCgcgtacctcctcctcctccaccccaaGAAGTACATCATGCGCCGCAACCTCGCCAAGAAGATCCTCGAGCTCAAGGTCCGCGTCAACGACATCGGCGAGAGGCGGAAGCGCTACGACGTCAAAGTCCCGGACGGCCCGGGTCTGAAgaaggcggcggaggatggcgccgccgccgccgccaaagaGGAGAAGAGGGATGCCTTTCGACGCCTTCTGGAACAAGCCATCCCCGACAGTTCACGTCCTGCTGTTCCATCTTCCATCAGCGAAGAAGTCATCAGGCAGCTTCCTCCTCATGTGAGATCTCAAGATGCCCCGGCCCTAGTACAAGCTACTTGGAAGAAATGCTgccctccggctccggctccgcctcCGGATGGTGAAACATTGAGATGCATCAGGATGCTTCTTTGTGCTCTGTACGCCTACCGTTACAAGACCAATAATCTGGAGCTGGATAGGCTGAAGAAGATAGTACTGGGTGAGAAGGGAGGAACAGCAGAGGAGATCAAGCTGAAGATTGAAGTactggatgaggaggaggaggagggaggaacgGCAGAGGAGAGCAAGCTGAAGAAGAAAGTActgggtgaggaggaggaggagggaggaacgGCAGAGGAGAGCAAGCTGAAGAAGAAAGTGctgggtgaggaggaggaggaggagggaggaacgGCAGAGGAGATCAAGAACCAAGTGATGATCTTCTGCTACAGCTTGCTGTCCATCCCGCAGAAGAGCTGCCTCCTGTATCTGACAGCTTTCCTCGAGGAGAAAGCCATCAGCAGGACGAGCCTTGTCAGGCGGTGGGTCGCCGAAGGACTTGTTGGCAAAGAAGAAGGGAGGACTGACGAAGAAGTAGGCGAGAGCTACTTCAACGATCTTCTCTTTCGAGGCTTCATCCATCCTGCCCGCACCGGTGATGCCGGCACGGTCAAGAGCTGTCAACCGCTGGCTGGGTCGATCAGAACCTTCATCACCAAGATCGCCAAGAACGAGAACTTCGTCATCGACCTGCCGATTCACCTCGACCGCCAGCTTACTATCCGAAAGAAAGTTGTTCTGTCACAGCAGCTGCCGCCGCAGCAAGCGGCGTCGGGttgctgctggagctggaggGATGTCGTCGGGGCCATGGACGACTActgtggttgctgctgctgctggagggaCGACAACCCCATGGACGACCTGGTGGGTTTCCTCAACAGTCTCCCTGAGCTATACCGGCTGAACGTGCTGGATCTGGGAGGCTGCAGAGGCCTGAAGCCGCGCCACATCGAGGCCATCTGCACCGTCGTTTGCCTCAAGTATCTGAGCCTTCGCAAGACAGATGTCTTCTGGCTGCCGCCCACCCATCTGAAGAAGCTCAAGCTGCTGGAGACGCTGGACATTCGGGAGACGCCACGCTTACGTCCCCGCGACGTGGGGAGGATGTACCTGCATAGCTTGAAGCATCTGCTCGCCGGCCGCTACGTCGACAAGGTGACCGGCGAGGAGCTCCCCACGGCCAGGAGGACGTCGGCCGAGGTGTCGCTCGTCACCGTGCGGATCCCCAGCAGGATCGATGAGATGACGAGCATGGAGACGCTGTCCCACGTCCAGGTCTCCGAGGACGGGGCCGAGCTGGGACGAGTTGGCAAGCTGCGTAAGCTGAGGAAGCTCGGTGTGGTCATCCGACGCGTCAATCGTCGTGGtgcccagcagctgcgtggaGTGATATACGCGCTGGCTGGATGCCTGCGCTCGCTGTCCATCTGGGTCACTCAGGACCAGGGCGGGGTCCTCGACATTTCCGTGCTGCAGGAGGCAACCTCCAGCTTGGTCCTCGAGAACCTGGATATCAACGGAAGGATCGGCACTAGCCTCCCTTCATGGGTCGAGAGGGCCGGGAAACTGGCTAACATCTCCCTGCGTGACACTGAGATGAGCGGAGGAGAGACTCTGACAAGGCTTGCCAACGTCCTCAGCCTGCGTTGCCTCAAGCTCAGCCGCAGGTCATTCCTCGAGCAAGCGCTCATCTTCAGGGACGACGTCCACTTTAAAGCTCTCAAGTtcctcgtcgtcgacggcgacacCATCACCAGCGTCAcctttgccgccgccggcgcagctcCTGAGCTCGAGAAGATTGTTTGGTCCATAAGCAAGCCGCACTCTGGGGACCTCATCTCTGGGATCGACCGCCTCCCGAATCTGAAAGAGATTGAGATCAGAGGCAACTTCAACGTCAACAATCTCTTGCAAGCCATTGGATCACTTACAGATCCACCGGTCACAAGTTATCGCTGCCGGTACGTATACCTCTCCGATTTAAGCGACATCACTGTGGTAAAAAAAGCCAAGAGCGATACTACTTTatcagtcccggttggtgttatcaaccagcagcagcagtaa